A genomic region of Trifolium pratense cultivar HEN17-A07 linkage group LG3, ARS_RC_1.1, whole genome shotgun sequence contains the following coding sequences:
- the LOC123915304 gene encoding uncharacterized protein LOC123915304 produces the protein MTTSGRLALHELTLFEIASAIGTPLSLDESTKKRTFGHYARILVDIDLSMRMFDEITVQRDGYDFHLGVVYERLPDFCTHCNILGHDITACKWLHPDKERDHSKQIIKVKKEAAQVLQYVAKPQPKPQQKNGSTTLPQMDAPQHRESLPVPVASAKPRTHTQENATKDNIPVMYTEAKGEKATSTSYSMPLQGVTDEIVQGKLPVTGPILEEVVVQSLDVVRNNNSGEEEVIFVPETQLTRVVADDDFDDVVQKDLHAAKKLWADMVEMEQPFTPVVSKSKLKKERQKLRSA, from the coding sequence CTGACACTTTTTGAAATAGCAAGTGCTATCGGGACTCCACTGTCGTTAGATGAATCGACAAAAAAGCGCACTTTTGGGCATTACGCTCGAATTCTGGTTGACATCGATCTCTCGATGCGAATGTTTGATGAAATCACTGTTCAAAGGGATGGCTATGATTTTCATTTGGGGGTGGTTTACGAGAGGTTGCCGGATTTTTGCACCCATTGCAATATTCTAGGGCATGACATCACTGCTTGCAAATGGTTGCACCCTGACAAAGAAAGAGATCACAGCAAACAGATCATCAAGGTGAAGAAGGAAGCAGCGCAGGTGCTGCAATATGTTGCTAAGCCACAACCTAAACCCCAGCAGAAGAATGGTTCTACAACATTGCCACAAATGGATGCGCCCCAGCATCGGGAAAGCTTACCAGTCCCGGTTGCAAGCGCCAAACCGCGAACACATACGCAGGAAAACGCAACTAAAGACAACATTCCAGTTATGTACACCGAAGCAAAGGGAGAAAAAGCGACGAGTACCAGTTACAGCATGCCTTTGCAAGGCGTGACAGATGAAATTGTCCAAGGCAAGTTGCCAGTGACGGGTCCAATTTTAGAAGAGGTAGTAGTACAGTCACTAGATGTGGTCCGAAATAACAATAGTGGAGAGGAGGAGGTAATCTTTGTTCCGGAAACTCAACTCACAAGAGTAGTTGCGGATGACGATTTTGATGATGTCGTGCAAAAAGATTTACATGCCGCAAAGAAGCTATGGGCAGATATGGTTGAGATGGAACAACCTTTCACGCCCGTTGTCTCTAAGAGTAAATTGAAGAAAGAGAGACAGAAACTGAGAAGCGCCTGA
- the LOC123915305 gene encoding uncharacterized protein LOC123915305, with translation MKILFWNLRGFGNPETRIALKNYYVSHNPDIIFLAEPMIEFVKLWADLTMLQSQYRGPWLFVGDFNAVLGAHEKRVSVIKRGSQDHHPLLVSQDFSSTKHAAPFRFYKAWVSHEDCARVVKEVWAKPVHGSLMLCLQAKLKRLKAALKEWNLAVFGNVDHNVNSAIEVNRVQVLIDENGVTDELQKREFEAQLLLSKVLMEQDNFWREKARVNNFSFGDCNTAYFHRLAKIRTASKPIAFLQHDYGIITMEDELESHIVNYFKTIFCETNNCIANSMVQDCIPSLVSPEDNVSLTTLPSELDIKTAVFDMNGDGALKIITKILAGRLSLIATKIISPQRGFIPERHISDCVIITSEAINVLSKKSYAGNIALKIDIRKAFDTLDWNFLLSVLKHFGFCATFCAWIEEILLSARLSVLVNGKLAGFFNCTRGVRQGDPLSPLLFCIAEEVLSRSISNALLNGELSLMTHCRNTPIPFHVLYADDIMVFCKGSKKNIRCLMRIFHAYGQISGQEAFLSITSGARFLLEIQRLFISKLASWKGALLSIMGRVQLVRAIIHGMLIYSFHIYAWPQMLLKKIDRWIRNFIWSGDINTKKVCTVAWSKVCRPFAEGGLNIRSLRRINDSLMLHLCWKFLSCNDQWAVMCRARFLKWGQPLNTFLKSSVWHGIKRHVTSVKNNSRGLIGTGNDIAFWLDTWLHTPWAELFHFPPSSYYLFNAKASSFIENGTWNIPESIMQQDASIRALIDQVILPRRELEDRLVWCPSEDGSLSAKQAYDFLYAAQQPEEWTDWVWHMFVPPSTSFIAWRCFQNKMPTDENLMKQGCIVVSACDLCLTHFESTSHLFLSCTFATRLWSWLGSLLRTVFNATSFFTIFESFEPTWSASLTKIATAAVLHVLH, from the exons ATGAAGATTCTTTTCTGGAATCTTCGCGGATTTGGTAATCCGGAAACTAGAATAGCTTTGAAAAACTATTATGTTTCTCATAATCCGGACATTATATTCTTAGCTGAACCCATGATTGAGTTTGTGAAG CTGTGGGCAGATCTCACCATGCTCCAGTCACAATATAGAGGTCCCTGGTTGTTTGTTGGAGATTTTAACGCGGTTCTTGGGGCACATGAAAAACGGG TATCTGTAATCAAGCGTGGCAGTCAGGATCACCATCCCTTGCTGGTCAGTCAGGATTTTTCCAGCACCAAGCATGCAGCGCCTTTTCGCTTTTACAAAGCTTGGGTTTCGCATGAAGACTGTGCTCGGGTCGTCAAAGAGGTTTGGGCGAAACCTGTTCATGGCTCTCTGATGCTTTGCTTACAAGCCAAACTGAAGAGACTTAAGGCGGCACTCAAGGAATGGAATTTAGCGGTGTTTGGAAATGTTGATCACAATGTTAATTCTGCCATAGAAGTCAATCGAGTGCAGGTGCTGATAGATGAGAACGGGGTAACTGATGAACTGCAAAAGCGCGAATTCGAGGCACAATTGTTACTGTCCAAGGTGCTAATGGAGCAGGATAATTTTTGGCGCGAAAAAGCTCGCgttaataatttttcttttggtgaTTGCAATACCGCTTATTTTCACAGGTTAGCCAAAATCAGAACAGCTTCTAAACCGATTGCTTTCCTCCAGCATGACTATGGTATTATTACTATGGAAGATGAATTGGAAAGCCATATTGTCAATTATTTCAAGACCATTTTTTGTGAAACTAATAATTGTATAGCAAACTCTATGGTCCAAGACTGTATTCCATCTTTAGTGTCTCCGGAAGATAATGTTTCTTTGACCACTCTCCCATCTGAGTTGGATATAAAAACAGCAGTGTTCGACATGAATGGAGACGGCGCGCTGAAAATTATAACAAAGATTTTGGCTGGCAGACTTTCGTTGATAGCAACTAAGATAATCTCTCCACAACGTGGTTTTATTCCTGAGAGACACATCTCCGACTGTGTGATCATTACTTCAGAAGCGATCAATGTCCTATCCAAGAAGAGTTATGCAGGAAATATTGCTCTCAAAATTGACATCAGAAAAGCCTTCGATACGCTGGACTGGAATTTTCTATTATCTGTCCTCAAGCATTTTGGCTTCTGCGCTACCTTTTGTGCTTGGATAGAGGAGATTCTGCTTTCCGCTAGACTGTCTGTACTTGTGAATGGTAAGCTAGCCGGTTTCTTTAACTGTACGAGGGGTGTCAGACAGGGGGATCCACTGTCACCTCTACTCTTTTGCATTGCTGAAGAAGTGCTGAGTCGAAGCATCTCTAACGCTTTACTCAATGGAGAGCTCAGTCTGATGACGCATTGCCGTAATACGCCAATTCCCTTTCATGTTCTTTATGCAGACGACATTATGGTATTTTGCAAAGGTTCAAAGAAAAATATCCGCTGCCTGATGCGTATATTTCATGCTTATGGACAAATCTCCGGTCAA GAAGCATTCCTTTCAATTACCTCGGGTGCCCGATTTTTGTTGGAAATCCAAAGGTTATTCATTTCAAAGCTTGCCTCATGGAAGGGTGCGCTGCTGTCAATTATGGGGAGAGTCCAATTGGTTAGAGCCATTATTCATGGGATGCTGATATATTCCTTTCACATTTATGCCTGGCCACAAATGCTTTTGAAAAAGATAGATAGATGGATCCGTAACTTTATTTGGAGCGGCGATATCAATACGAAAAAAGTTTGTACCGTAGCTTGGAGTAAAGTATGCAGACCGTTTGCTGAAGGAGGGCTGAATATTCGCTCGCTTCGTCGCATTAATGATTCTTTGATGCTTCATTTGTGTTGGAAATTTCTCTCTTGCAATGATCAATGGGCGGTTATGTGTCGAGCACGATTTTTAAAATGGGGCCAGCCATTGAATACCTTCTTGAAGTCTTCGGTTTGGCATGGTATCAAGCGGCATGTGACATCAGTCAAGAATAATTCACGGGGACTCATTGGCACTGGTAACGACATTGCATTTTGGTTGGACACTTGGCTCCATACTCCATGGGCTGAACTGTTCCATTTTCCCCCATCGTCCTATTACTTATTCAACGCAAAGGCGTCGTCTTTTATTGAAAACGGAACATGGAATATACCAGAAAGCATTATGCAGCAGGATGCTTCGATTAGAGCACTCATAGACCAAGTAATTTTGCCCCGTCGAGAACTTGAGGACCGACTGGTATGGTGTCCCTCCGAGGATGGCTCTTTGAGTGCCAAGCAAGCCTATGATTTTTTATATGCGGCGCAACAACCAGAGGAGTGGACAGATTGGGTTTGGCACATGTTTGTTCCTCCATCAACATCATTTATTGCTTGGAGatgttttcaaaataaaatgcCAACTGACGAAAATCTCATGAAACAAGGTTGCATCGTGGTTTCCGCTTGTGACCTTTGCCTCACTCACTTTGAATCAACCTCACATTTGTTCCTCTCATGTACTTTTGCAACACGCCTTTGGAGTTGGCTGGGTTCCTTATTGAGAACTGTGTTCAATGCTACTAGTTTCTTCACAATATTTGAGAGCTTTGAACCAACTTGGAGTGCATCACTTACTAAGATTGCAACTGCTGCTGTGCTGCATGTTTTACACTAG
- the LOC123917072 gene encoding vesicle transport v-SNARE 13-like isoform X1 — protein sequence MSEVFDGYERHYCELSANLSHQCTAASALDGEQKKQKLSEINGGLEDADTLIRKMDLEARSLQPSMKATLLAKLREYKSDLNNLKSEVKRIKSANVSVTARDELLELGRVDSLAVSNDQKGRLLMSTERLNQSTDKITNSRKTLLETEEIGASILQDLHQQRQSLLHAHKSLHGVDDNISKSKKILAAMSKRMNRNKWIVGSLMAALVFAIILILYFKLTR from the exons ATGAGTGAGGTATTTGATGGATACGAGCGTCATTACTGTGAGCTATCGGCGAATCTTTCGCACCAGTGCACTGCAGCTTCTGCTCTTGATGGAG AACAGAAGAAGCAGAAACTTTCTGAAATAAATGGTGGATTAGAGGATGCTGATACGTTG ATTCGGAAAATGGACCTTGAAGCTAGGAGCTTGCAGCCAAGTATGAAGGCAACTCTTCTTGCCAAATTAAGAGAATATAAATCTGATTTGAATAATTTGAAAAGTGAAGTTAAAAGAATCAAATCAGCTAATGTCAGCGTCACTGCTCGAGATGAGTTGTTGGAGTTAGGAAGGGTTGACTCATTGGCG GTATCAAATGATCAAAAGGGAAGACTTTTGATGTCTACTGAGAGATTAAACCAATCCACTGATAAGATAACAAACAGCAGAAAAACATTGCTGGAGACAGAGGAGATCGGTGCCTCTATCCTCCAAGATTTGCATCAACAACGCCAATCTCTACTCCATGCTCATAAATCG CTCCATGGAGTGGATGATAACATTAGCAAGAGCAAGAAGATTTTGGCAGCAATGTCGAAAAGGATGAACAGGAACAAATGGATTGTTGGCTCCTTGATGGCAGCTCTGGTCTTTGCAATCATACTAATTCTATATTTTAAGTTGACACGTTAG
- the LOC123915766 gene encoding probable xyloglucan 6-xylosyltransferase 3, with amino-acid sequence MGQENNLAQKRTTSTGGLPTTTITSSSRNRTLPRGRQIQKTFNNIKITILCGFVTILVLRGTIGVNLGSSQNDAVNQNVIEETNRILAEIRSDSDPSDRNQTETFLSLNETYALGPKIRNWDTERKKWLTDNPEYPNFVRGKPRILLLTGSPPKPCDNPIGDHYLLKSIKNKIDYCRLHGIEIVYNMAHLDMELAGYWAKLPMIRRLMLSHPEVEWIWWMDSDAFFTDMVFELPMSKYNDYNLVLHGYPDLLFEQNSWIAVNTGSFLFHNCQWSLDLLDAWAPMGPKGPIREEAGKILTANLKGRPAFEADDQSALIYLLLSKKDKWMEKVFLENSFYLHGYWAGLVDRYEEMMEKYHPGLGDERWPFVTHFVGCKPCGSYGDYPVERCLSSMERAFNFADNQVLKLYGFRHRGLLSPKIKRIRNETVTPLEFVDQFDIRRQHTSSVESRN; translated from the exons ATGGGGCAAGAAAACAACTTAGCACAAAAGAGAACAACAAGCACAGGAGGAttaccaacaacaacaataacatcatcatcaaGAAACCGAACACTGCCACGTGGACGTCAGATCCAGAAAACATTCAACAACATAAAGATCACAATTCTCTGCGGTTTCGTAACTATTCTCGTCCTACGTGGCACTATCGGTGTCAATCTCGGTTCATCTCAAAACGACGCCGTTAATCAGAACGTAATCGAAGAAACTAACCGTATTCTCGCTGAGATCCGATCCGATTCCGATCCCAGTGATCGGAATCAAACCGAAACGTTTCTTAGTTTGAATGAAACTTATGCGCTTGGTCCTAAGATCCGTAATTGGGATACGGAGAGAAAAAAATGGTTAACTGATAATCCTGAATATCCTAATTTTGTTAGGGGAAAACCTAGAATTTTGCTTCTTACTGGTTCTCCTCCTAAACCGTGTGATAATCCTATTGGTGATCATTATCTTTTGAAATCTATCAAGAATAAGATTGATTATTGCAG ATTGCATGGAATTGAAATTGTGTACAACATGGCTCACTTGGACATGGAGCTTGCAGGTTACTGGGCCAAACTGCCCATGATTCGGAGGCTCATGTTATCACACCCTGAGGTGGAATGGATTTGGTGGATGGACAGTGACGCATTCTTCACTGACATGGTGTTTGAGCTTCCCATGAGTaaatataatgattataatCTGGTTCTTCATGGGTATCCTGATTTGTTGTTCGAGCAGAATTCTTGGATTGCAGTGAACACAGGGAGCTTTTTGTTTCACAATTGCCAGTGGTCCTTGGATTTACTCGATGCTTGGGCCCCTATGGGACCCAAAGGCCCGATTCGGGAGGAGGCTGGGAAGATTTTGACAGCAAATCTCAAAGGAAGGCCGGCGTTCGAGGCTGATGATCAGTCGGCGTTGATATATCTATTGTTGTCTAAGAAGGACAAATGGATGGAAAAGGTGTTTCTTGAGAATTCTTTTTATTTGCACGGTTATTGGGCTGGGTTGGTTGATCGGTACGAAGAGATGATGGAGAAGTATCATCCAGGATTAGGGGATGAGAGGTGGCCTTTTGTGACACATTTTGTGGGGTGTAAGCCTTGTGGGAGTTATGGAGATTATCCAGTGGAAAGATGCCTTAGTAGCATGGAGAGGGCTTTCAATTTTGCAGATAATCAAGTGCTTAAGCTCTACGGCTTTAGGCACCGTGGATTGTTAAGCCCTAAAATCAAGCGGATCAGGAATGAGACGGTAACTCCTTTGGAGTTTGTAGACCAGTTTGATATACGAAGGCAACATACAAGCAGCGTGGAATCAAGAAATTAG
- the LOC123913319 gene encoding putative phospholipid-transporting ATPase 9 has protein sequence MKMKKIHFSKIYSFKFGKKTKFRREHSQIGRQGYSRVVLCNELQDSFESDLIRNYADNSVRSTKYTVASFFPKSLFEQFRRIANFYFLVVGILAFTKLAPYTAVSAILPLCIIVGATMVKEGIEDLRRKKQDIEVNNRKVIFHKGDGNFEYTEWKNLKVGNIVKIKKDEFFPADLLLLSSSYEDAVCYVETMNLDGETNLKLKQGLEVTSSLNEEVKLHDFKATVKCEDPNANLYSFVGSMEFEGQKYPLSPQQLLLRDSKLRNTDYVFGAVIFTGHDTKVIQNSTDPPSKRSKIEKKMDKIIYFLFGVLFLIAFVGSIIFGIVTKRDLHNGFMKRWYLRPDDSTIFFDPKRVVAASVYHFLTALMLYNFFIPISLYFSIELVKILQSIFINQDINMYYEELDKPALARTSNLNEELGQIDTILSDKTGTLTCNSMEFIKCSVAGVAYGRVVTEVEQAIGSISNSSPMIHEHVNRLERTVDSSESHDRKEPIKGFNFIDERIMNGNWVNEPRADVIQKFFRLLAVCHTAIPEVDDDTGRVTYEAESPDEAAFVIAAREVGFTFYKRSQNSLSMRELDPVSGNEVERTYKILHVLEFNSSRKRMSVIVKDEEGRILLLCKGADSVMFERLALNGREFQEKTMEHVGEYADAGLRTLILAYRELDEEEYNEFDNKFMEVKNSVTVDRESLIEELSDKIERNLVLLGATAVEDKLQDGVPECIEKLAQARIKIWVLTGDKMETAINIGFSCRLLRQGMKQIIIHLEIPEIQALEKHEDKMAIIKVSRESVYQQISEGSKLLSASKGTSQQAFALIIDGKSLVYALEDDIKNKFLELATRCASVICCRSSPKQKALVTRLVKEGTGKTTLAIGDGANDVGMIQEADVGVGISGVEGMQAVMSSDIAIAQFRYLERLLLVHGHWCYRRMSSMICFFFYKNITFGFTIFLYEVYASFSGQPAYNDWFLSFYSVMFSSLPVIALGVFDQDVSARYCQKFPILYQEGVQNVLFSWRRILSWMLNGFISAITIFFFCTKAIGLKAFDENGKTAGKDMLGATMYTCVVWVVNLQMALAVQYFTLIQHIAIWGSIALWHFFMFVYGSLPSSFSTNAYKVFVETLAPSPSFWIVTLFVAVSSLIPYFSCSTIKMWLFPMHHERIQWMRYESNKKTNEPE, from the exons atgaagatgaagaagattcATTTCAGCAAGATCTATTCATTTAAATTTGGTAAGAAAACAAAGTTTAGGAGAGAGCATTCACAAATTGGAAGACAAGGGTATTCTAGAGTTGTTTTATGCAATGAATTACAAGATAGTTTTGAATCAGATTTGATTAGGAATTATGCTGATAATTCTGTTAGGTCAACTAAATATACTGTTGCGAGTTTCTTCCCAAAGTCATTGTTTGAGCAGTTTAGGAGAATAGCTAATTTCTATTTCCTTGTTGTTGGTATCTTAGCTTTCACAAAACTTGCTCCTTATACTGCTGTTAGTGCTATTCTTCCTTTATGTATTATCGTTGGAGCGACCATGGTGAAAGAAGGTATTGAAGATTTGCGTCGGAAAAAACAG GATATCGAGGTGAACAATAGAAAAGTTATATTTCATAAAGGTGATGGCAATTTCGAATATACGGAGTGGAAGAATCTCAAGGTAGGAAATATAGTGAAGATAAAGAAGGATGAATTCTTCCCTGCCGACCTCCTACTGCTTTCGTCCAGTTACGAAGATGCAGTCTGCTATGTTGAAACCATGAACTTGGATGGTGAGACAAATTTGAAGCTAAAACAAGGTTTGGAAGTAACTTCTTCGTTAAATGAGGAAGTTAAACTCCATGATTTCAAAGCTACTGTCAAATGTGAAGATCCAAATGCAAATTTGTACTCATTTGTCGGGAGCATGGAATTTGAAGGGCAAAAATATCCACTTTCTCCTCAGCAGCTTCTTCTCAGAGACTCAAAACTTCGTAATACAGACTACGTATTTGGAGCTGTCATTTTTACCGGCCACGACACGAAGGTTATTCAAAACAGTACTGACCCTCCTTCCAAAAGAAGCAAAATCGAGAAGAAGATGGATAAGATTATCTACTTCTTATTTGGTGTGCTGTTTTTAATTGCTTTCGTTGGATCTATTATCTTTGGAATCGTAACCAAACGCGACTTGCACAACGGATTTATGAAAAGATGGTATCTGAGACCAGATGATTCCACTATTTTCTTTGATCCTAAAAGAGTTGTCGCAGCTTCTGTATATCATTTCTTGACGGCTTTAATGCTATATAACTTTTTCATTCCCATCTCCTTGTATTTCTCGATTGAATTGGTCAAAATCCTTCAAAGCATCTTCATTAATCAAGATATCAATATGTACTATGAAGAACTGGACAAACCAGCTCTTGCACGTACTTCAAACTTGAATGAAGAACTCGGCCAAATTGACACGATCCTTTCTGATAAAACTGGAACTTTGACTTGCAACTCGATGGAGTTCATCAAATGTTCTGTTGCTGGGGTAGCTTATGGCCGTGTTGTTACAGAGGTTGAACAAGCCATTGGCAGTATAAGTAATAGTTCACCTATGATTCATGAACATGTTAATAGGTTGGAACGGACAGTTGATTCCAGTGAATCTCATGATCGTAAAGAACCAATCAAAGGTTTTAACTTTATAGATGAAAGGATAATGAACGGAAATTGGGTTAATGAGCCTCGCGCAGATGTTATACAGAAGTTTTTCCGATTATTGGCTGTTTGTCATACTGCCATACCAGAAGTGGATGACGATACCGGAAGAGTCACGTATGAAGCTGAATCTCCCGATGAAGCAGCATTTGTGATTGCTGCAAGAGAAGTTGGTTTCACATTCTATAAAAGGAGTCAGAATAGTTTATCAATGAGAGAGTTGGACCCTGTTTCTGGCAATGAAGTTGAAAg GACATACAAGATTCTCCATGTTTTAGAATTCAATAGTTCAAGGAAGCGAATGTCGGTGATAGTTAAAGATGAAGAAGGGAGAATTTTACTACTCTGCAAAGGCGCTGACAG TGTCATGTTTGAAAGGCTTGCGCTGAATGGAAGAGAATTTCAGGAGAAAACTATGGAACATGTGGGTGAATATGCTGATGCAGGTCTAAGAACCCTGATACTAGCCTATCGTGAACTTGATGAAGAAGAATATAACGAGTTTGACAATAAATTTATGGAAGTGAAAAATTCAGTCACTGTAGATCGTGAATCACTGATTGAAGAACTATCAGATAAGATTGAGAGGAATCTAGTCCTTCTCGGTGCCACTGCTGTTGAAGACAAGCTCCAAGATGGg GTTCCTGAGTGTATTGAAAAGCTTGCGCAAGCTAGAATTAAGATATGGGTTTTGACTGGGGATAAAATGGAAACTGCCATCAACATTGG TTTCTCTTGTCGCTTGCTTCGACAAGGAATGAAACAGATTATAATTCATTTGGAGATTCCAGAAATTCAAGCATTGGAGAAGCATGAAGACAAGATGGCTATCATCAAG GTATCAAGGGAAAGTGTATATCAACAGATATCTGAAGGTTCTAAACTGCTTTCTGCATCTAAAGGGACCTCTCAGCAAGCATTTGCTCTGATAATTGATGGAAAATCACTAGTTTATGCTCTGGAGGATGATATAAAGAACAAATTTTTAGAGCTTGCAACTCGCTGTGCATCTGTTATCTGCTGTCGCTCATCCCCAAAGCAGAAGGCACTG GTTACTAGACTGGTCAAAGAAGGAACTGGTAAAACAACATTAGCTATTGGTGATGGAGCTAATGATGTAGGAATGATTCAAGAGGCTGATGTAGGTGTTGGAATTAGTGGCGTTGAAGGAATGCAG GCTGTCATGTCTAGCGATATTGCAATTGCGCAATTCCGGTATTTGGAAAGACTGCTTCTTGTGCACGGACATTGGTGTTACCGGAGGATGTCCTCAATG ATATGTTTCTTTTTCTACAAGAACATTACATTTGGTTTCACTATATTCTTATATGAAGTGTATGCGTCGTTCTCTGGACAGCCTGCATACAACGACTGGTTTTTATCTTTCTATAGTGTCATGTTTTCTTCACTTCCTGTCATTGCACTTGGGGTCTTTGACCAAGATGTATCTGCCAGGTACTGCCAGAAG TTTCCTATCTTATACCAAGAAGGCGTACAAAATGTCCTATTTAGCTGGCGCCGAATTCTAAGCTGGATGCTCAACGGATTCATCAGTGCCATAACAATTTTCTTCTTCTGCACAAAAGCGATAGGCCTTAAAGCCTTCGACGAGAATGGAAAAACCGCCGGAAAAGACATGCTAGGAGCAACTATGTATACTTGCGTTGTTTGGGTTGTAAACCTACAAATGGCGCTTGCCGTGCAATACTTCACCTTGATACAACATATTGCTATTTGGGGTTCTATTGCTCTTTGGCATTTCTTCATGTTTGTTTATGGATCATTGCCTTCAAGCTTTTCAACAAATGCTTACAAAGTCTTTGTTGAGACTCTTGCTCCATCTCCTTCCTTTTGGATTGTCACATTATTCGTGGCGGTTTCTTCGCTTATACCGTACTTTTCATGCTCCACGATTAAAATGTGGTTGTTTCCTATGCATCATGAAAGGATACAATGGATGAGGTATGAGAGCAATAAGAAGACTAATGAACCTGAATAG
- the LOC123917072 gene encoding vesicle transport v-SNARE 13-like isoform X2 — MDTSVITVSYRRIFRTSALQLLLLMEIRKMDLEARSLQPSMKATLLAKLREYKSDLNNLKSEVKRIKSANVSVTARDELLELGRVDSLAVSNDQKGRLLMSTERLNQSTDKITNSRKTLLETEEIGASILQDLHQQRQSLLHAHKSLHGVDDNISKSKKILAAMSKRMNRNKWIVGSLMAALVFAIILILYFKLTR, encoded by the exons ATGGATACGAGCGTCATTACTGTGAGCTATCGGCGAATCTTTCGCACCAGTGCACTGCAGCTTCTGCTCTTGATGGAG ATTCGGAAAATGGACCTTGAAGCTAGGAGCTTGCAGCCAAGTATGAAGGCAACTCTTCTTGCCAAATTAAGAGAATATAAATCTGATTTGAATAATTTGAAAAGTGAAGTTAAAAGAATCAAATCAGCTAATGTCAGCGTCACTGCTCGAGATGAGTTGTTGGAGTTAGGAAGGGTTGACTCATTGGCG GTATCAAATGATCAAAAGGGAAGACTTTTGATGTCTACTGAGAGATTAAACCAATCCACTGATAAGATAACAAACAGCAGAAAAACATTGCTGGAGACAGAGGAGATCGGTGCCTCTATCCTCCAAGATTTGCATCAACAACGCCAATCTCTACTCCATGCTCATAAATCG CTCCATGGAGTGGATGATAACATTAGCAAGAGCAAGAAGATTTTGGCAGCAATGTCGAAAAGGATGAACAGGAACAAATGGATTGTTGGCTCCTTGATGGCAGCTCTGGTCTTTGCAATCATACTAATTCTATATTTTAAGTTGACACGTTAG